The following coding sequences are from one Paracoccus alcaliphilus window:
- a CDS encoding propionyl-CoA synthetase has product MSYRDLYQGWKENPEQFWMEAAAQIDWDQPPSRAFFDQGPAGEWFADGRVNTCWNAVDRHVEAGRGDQIAIIHDSPITLSHRSITYAELRNRVASLAGALRARGIEKGDRVVIYMPMIPEALEAMLACARLGAIHSVVFGGFAANELAVRLDDARPKAIIAASCGLEPGRVVHYKPLLDKAIDLASHKPDFCVIFQREQEVAQLTEGRDVSWHGFQYGTEPADCVPVEGNHPAYILYTSGTTGQPKGVVRHTAGHLVALNWSMRNIYDIGAGDVFWAASDVGWVVGHSYICYGPLIAGATTIVFEGKPVGTPDAGTFWRVIRDHGVKSFFTAPTAIRAVKREDPEGKLIGQYDLSGLKILFLAGERADPDTIQWAEDRLGVPVIDHWWQTETGWAIAANPAGIELLPVKKGSPTLPMPGYDVQVLDEAGHPVAPGTLGAIAIRLPLPPGTLPTLWNAEGRFVTSYLAHFPGFYETGDAGYVDEEGYLYIMARTDDVINVAGHRLSTGAMEEVLSAHPAVAECAVIGIADTLKGQTPLGFLCLKKGIGTSHEQVIREVVGMVRDQIGPVAAFKNACVVERLPKTRSGKILRATMARIADGEEYKMPATIDDPAVLDEIAGALSELKR; this is encoded by the coding sequence ATGTCGTATCGCGATCTGTATCAGGGGTGGAAAGAAAACCCCGAGCAATTCTGGATGGAGGCCGCCGCGCAGATCGACTGGGACCAGCCCCCCAGCCGCGCATTCTTCGATCAGGGTCCGGCCGGGGAATGGTTCGCCGATGGTCGCGTGAACACCTGCTGGAATGCCGTGGATCGCCATGTCGAGGCCGGGCGCGGCGACCAGATCGCCATCATCCATGACAGCCCGATCACCCTGTCGCATCGCAGCATCACCTATGCCGAGCTGCGCAACCGCGTCGCCAGCCTTGCCGGGGCGCTGCGCGCCAGAGGGATCGAAAAGGGCGACCGTGTCGTCATCTATATGCCGATGATCCCCGAGGCGCTGGAGGCGATGCTGGCCTGCGCCCGTCTGGGGGCGATCCATTCGGTTGTGTTCGGGGGTTTTGCCGCGAATGAGCTGGCGGTGCGTCTGGACGATGCCAGACCGAAGGCGATCATCGCGGCCTCTTGCGGGTTGGAGCCGGGGCGCGTCGTCCATTACAAGCCGCTTCTGGACAAGGCCATCGATCTGGCCAGCCACAAACCGGATTTCTGCGTCATCTTCCAGCGCGAACAAGAGGTTGCGCAACTGACCGAGGGGCGCGACGTCAGCTGGCACGGTTTCCAATACGGGACCGAACCCGCCGATTGCGTCCCGGTCGAAGGCAACCATCCCGCCTATATCCTCTATACCTCGGGCACGACCGGGCAGCCCAAGGGCGTGGTTCGTCATACCGCCGGGCACCTGGTGGCGCTGAACTGGTCGATGCGGAACATCTATGACATCGGGGCGGGGGATGTGTTCTGGGCGGCCTCGGATGTGGGCTGGGTCGTCGGTCACAGCTATATCTGTTACGGCCCGCTGATCGCTGGCGCCACCACCATCGTCTTCGAGGGCAAGCCCGTCGGCACCCCCGATGCGGGCACCTTCTGGCGGGTGATCCGCGATCACGGCGTCAAGAGTTTCTTCACCGCGCCGACCGCGATCCGCGCCGTCAAGCGAGAGGATCCCGAGGGCAAGCTGATCGGACAATACGATCTGTCCGGCCTGAAGATCCTGTTTCTGGCGGGCGAACGCGCCGATCCCGACACCATCCAATGGGCCGAGGATCGGCTGGGCGTGCCGGTGATCGATCACTGGTGGCAGACCGAGACCGGCTGGGCCATCGCCGCCAATCCCGCCGGGATCGAGCTGCTGCCGGTCAAGAAGGGCAGCCCGACCCTGCCGATGCCCGGCTATGACGTGCAGGTGCTGGACGAGGCGGGCCATCCGGTCGCCCCCGGCACGCTGGGAGCCATCGCCATCCGCTTGCCCCTGCCGCCCGGCACCCTGCCGACGCTGTGGAATGCGGAAGGGCGCTTCGTGACGTCCTATCTGGCGCATTTCCCCGGTTTTTACGAGACCGGCGATGCGGGCTATGTCGATGAGGAGGGCTATCTCTATATCATGGCGCGCACCGATGACGTGATCAATGTCGCGGGTCACCGGCTGTCCACCGGCGCGATGGAGGAAGTCCTGTCGGCACATCCGGCGGTGGCGGAATGCGCGGTGATCGGCATCGCCGATACGCTGAAGGGGCAGACTCCGCTTGGTTTTCTGTGTCTGAAGAAGGGCATCGGGACCAGCCACGAACAGGTGATCCGCGAGGTCGTTGGCATGGTCCGCGATCAGATCGGCCCGGTCGCCGCATTCAAGAACGCCTGCGTGGTCGAGCGCCTGCCCAAGACCCGCTCGGGCAAGATCCTGCGCGCAACCATGGCCAGGATCGCGGATGGCGAGGAATACAAGATGCCCGCCACCATCGACGATCCCGCGGTTCTGGACGAGATCGCGGGCGCCCTGTCGGAATTGAAGCGCTGA
- a CDS encoding DNA alkylation repair protein, which yields MQELKALEAEADPGRVAKMAGYHKADRLYLGVSSQAIEALVAGWRAERDLAGRVALAARLWVTDIHEARIAAAKLLTQARMPDDGEVWRLITLWAGDFDSLAISDSAMIAAQKRLLAEPARLDQLEPWTRDANPWKRRAALTGTLPWAKMNHPKPADLAIRERILAWAADLADDGEWPIQKAIADWLYHLSKRDSDRARAFLDEYGARMKPFARREAARRITT from the coding sequence ATGCAGGAACTGAAGGCGCTGGAGGCCGAGGCCGATCCCGGCAGGGTGGCGAAGATGGCGGGCTATCACAAGGCCGACCGGCTCTATCTGGGGGTGAGCAGTCAGGCGATCGAGGCGCTGGTCGCGGGCTGGCGTGCCGAGCGGGATCTGGCCGGGCGGGTGGCGCTGGCGGCGCGGCTGTGGGTCACCGACATCCACGAGGCGCGGATTGCCGCCGCCAAGCTGCTGACGCAGGCGCGGATGCCCGATGACGGAGAGGTCTGGCGGCTGATCACCCTCTGGGCCGGGGATTTCGACAGTCTGGCGATCAGCGACAGCGCCATGATCGCGGCGCAGAAGCGGCTGCTGGCGGAACCGGCCCGGCTGGATCAGCTGGAACCCTGGACCCGTGATGCCAATCCGTGGAAACGGCGCGCCGCCCTGACCGGCACCCTGCCCTGGGCCAAGATGAACCATCCCAAACCCGCCGATCTGGCCATCCGCGAACGGATTCTGGCATGGGCCGCCGATCTGGCCGATGACGGAGAATGGCCGATCCAGAAGGCCATCGCCGACTGGCTTTACCATCTGTCCAAGCGTGATTCGGATCGTGCACGGGCGTTTCTGGACGAGTATGGCGCGCGGATGAAGCCTTTTGCGCGGCGCGAAGCCGCGCGGCGCATCACGACTTGA
- the aroA gene encoding 3-phosphoshikimate 1-carboxyvinyltransferase: MSHAGDPQPMTSRPSGSLRGEAQVPGDKSVSHRALILGALAVGETRITGLLEGQDILDTAKAMQAFGAQVERQGPGEWSVHGVGTGGFGEPETAIDCGNSGTGVRLIMGAMATTPVSATFTGDASLSRRPMARVTDPLAMFGAEITAREGGRLPVTIRGATDPVPVSYRSPVASAQIKSAILLAGLNAPGETVVTEPEQTRDHTERMLAGFGAQVRTETTPEGHVVRLTGRPELRAQSVAVPRDPSSAAFPVAAALIVPGSEIRVPGVSRNPTRDGLYTTLQEMGADITFENDRIEGGEPVADLLIRHSRLKGVNVPAERASSMIDEFPILSVIAAFAEGKTVMNGVAELRVKESDRIDAMARGLEANGVRVEETPDSMTVHGMQKVPGGGRAATHLDHRIAMSFLVLGLATQAPVSIDDGGPIATSFPDFLPLMQGLGADLG, translated from the coding sequence ATGTCCCATGCCGGTGACCCCCAACCGATGACCTCTCGTCCCAGTGGCAGCCTGCGGGGCGAGGCGCAGGTGCCCGGCGACAAGTCGGTCAGCCATCGGGCGCTGATCCTCGGGGCGCTGGCGGTGGGGGAAACCCGGATCACCGGGCTGCTGGAAGGGCAGGACATTCTGGACACCGCCAAAGCGATGCAGGCTTTCGGGGCGCAGGTCGAACGCCAGGGCCCCGGCGAATGGTCGGTGCATGGGGTCGGAACCGGCGGCTTCGGCGAACCTGAAACGGCTATTGACTGTGGCAATTCCGGCACCGGCGTGCGGCTTATCATGGGGGCGATGGCCACCACCCCGGTCAGCGCGACCTTCACCGGCGATGCCAGCCTGTCGCGCCGCCCGATGGCGCGGGTGACCGATCCGCTGGCCATGTTCGGCGCCGAAATCACCGCGCGAGAGGGCGGCCGCCTGCCGGTCACCATCCGCGGCGCCACCGATCCGGTGCCGGTCAGCTATCGCTCGCCGGTGGCCAGCGCTCAGATCAAATCCGCGATCCTGCTGGCCGGCCTGAACGCGCCGGGCGAAACCGTGGTGACCGAACCCGAACAGACCCGCGACCATACCGAACGGATGCTGGCGGGATTCGGCGCGCAGGTCCGGACCGAAACCACGCCCGAGGGCCATGTCGTCCGCCTGACCGGACGGCCCGAACTGCGCGCCCAGTCGGTCGCGGTGCCGCGCGACCCCTCCAGCGCGGCTTTCCCGGTGGCAGCGGCCCTGATCGTGCCCGGATCCGAGATCCGCGTCCCCGGCGTCAGCCGCAACCCGACGCGCGACGGCCTCTATACAACCTTGCAAGAGATGGGCGCCGACATCACCTTCGAAAACGACCGCATCGAAGGCGGAGAGCCCGTGGCCGACCTGCTGATCCGCCACAGCCGGCTGAAAGGCGTCAACGTCCCGGCCGAACGCGCCTCCTCGATGATCGACGAATTCCCGATCCTGTCGGTGATCGCCGCCTTCGCCGAAGGCAAGACGGTGATGAACGGCGTCGCGGAATTGCGGGTGAAGGAAAGCGACCGCATCGACGCCATGGCGCGCGGACTGGAAGCGAATGGCGTCAGGGTCGAGGAAACGCCCGACAGCATGACCGTCCACGGCATGCAGAAGGTGCCGGGCGGCGGTCGCGCGGCCACCCATCTCGATCACCGCATCGCCATGTCCTTCCTCGTCCTCGGCCTGGCGACACAGGCGCCGGTCAGCATCGACGACGGCGGCCCGATCGCGACCTCCTTCCCTGATTTCCTGCCGCTGATGCAGGGCCTCGGCGCCGATCTGGGCTGA